DNA from Hypanus sabinus isolate sHypSab1 chromosome 16, sHypSab1.hap1, whole genome shotgun sequence:
GCTAGAGAACTATGTGTCAGACATGGTTATAAGCAAGACAGGGGACTATATTGTCTCCCCTACCTGTTTACCCTGTATGCCTTGTACTTTAGATaaaacactgagtcatgtcatctgcagaaattttctgatgactcagcaatagttgggtgtataatgGGAACACAggtggatgaatacagggccctggtggaggacattTCAAATGGTGCAGGTTGAATCATCTgcaactcaacatcagtaagacaaagaaaATGGTAACagactttaggaagaccaagcctgCACTACTTGCTGCTACTATTGAtagtgaggacgtggatgtggtgtggACCTACAAATacttgggggtgcacctggatgacagacttaagTGGAGCACCAACTcaaaggctgtgtacaagaagggccagagttgccacTACTTCCTGTGGAGACTGAGCTCCCTTGGAGTACGCAGGCCTctacttcacatgttctaccagtctgttgttaccAGTACAATTCTCGGCGCAGTGGTGTGCTGGgttaatggcatcaacatgggtgaggCTGACAGACTCAATaaattgattagaaaggctggttctCTTATAGGAGTCAGACTGGACATGCTGggagctgtggtagaacaaagaaccctacagaaaatcctagcaattctggacaatttttctcaccctctgtgtgccaccttggctgaacagaggagaacTTTCAGTAATAGGCTAGGaccactgtgctgctccaaaacaTGTTAAATGAGGTTTtacttaccctcagccattagactctataatgagtcaacctatagctggagaAGTGATGACCTGCCTCCTATTAACTTCTACGTACTAGAGATCTGTTTAAGCTCTATTTAGCTCTGTTTGCCGCACCTGCTATCACTGACACTCTGTGCAATGTTGTGTAATACCATCATCACTTCTTATCTGGAAGGTGTGAAGGTGCAcccattactgtataatattacaGTAATTCTTGCATTGCCATCTTATCAATATGATCTTGTAAATCTTGTAAGTGCTGTAATCTTTGGCTCGcaaatcttgtacatcttataTTTAAGCAAACTTTTTTTAGTATTTGTATATCCATACACTTGTAGTGCTACTGtaacattgtaatttcctttgtgatcaataaagtatctgtctatctatctatccatcacAAATTAAGGCATGATTTGACCCGATGAAAGCAAGGCCTATATTGTGATCTACTACAGACCCATGGCTGTTTGTTTCTAATTCAACCACCTACAGGCAATGTAGGGAGTAGAGAAGTTACGAGCAGAAATCAGCTACATAGAACTTGGCCAATAATTATGTCATGGGCTAAAACAGCCCCATGATGGGTCTTCAGATGCAGTCAGAATCTCCGGCTGGAAGTGCGAGGTCAGAGCACAATTTCCTTGCCTGATACATGCCTTGTAAAGGCAGCTGCCTCTTGCATCACAGAGGAAATGTTGTTGATTAACTAAATTAAGAAGCCATGTGTATTCTTCTATTTTTAGGGCTTCTTTAAGCGCACAGTTCAGAACAACAAACACTACACCTGTGTGGAAAATCAGAACTGTCAGATTGACAAAGCCCAGAGGAAACGTTGTCCTTACTGTCGATTTCAGAAATGTCTGACTGTGGGGATGAAGCTGGAAGGTATTTATATATTTCACACTTGTTTTTGTGAAGAGCAGTAACTGCATATTAGTGAGGTGCCAGACCAGTAGCAATGGTTCCGGACCATTGACACAGGCAGCGATCTGAATCACTAGGAAATTTAAACTCCAGTAATTAAGTAAATCTGCAAGTTAATGTAAAAAAAACAATTCTTTCAACTTTTAATTGATATGAGATTATTTAGTTAAAATTCCCAGTAAATTTGCCATATTTACCAACATGGAATTTGTGCAGAGCAGAACCAGGTCTCCTGCCCCTTTACTTCCCTTCTGACCCTCTTGCCCATCTACATTAGTCACATATTCCTTCAATAGGTTTATATCCTTCTACCTCTTGACCATTAAGTATAtgcccaaatgcctcttaaatatggTAATTTTGTGTATCTGATTCTAAAATCTCCTCTGGAAATGTGTTCTAAATATGAACTGCTCTTTGCACAAAACAAAACAACCGTCAGATACCTTTTGATACTACTGCCATGGGGAAGTAATTCTATCTCTCCTATATATATTCCACAATCATATATACCTATATATGCATCGCATAATCACATATACCATAATCCGGTCATTCCTTAGCCTATTTTGCccaacctatccaaactttcccAATAACTGAAGTCCtctcccaataaccttctctgcattccccctatgcaatcacatccttccttcagtgtggcaaccagaactacGTTCCGGACACCAAAAGTGGTCCAACCAGAACTATGTTCCAGACACTAAATGTGGTCCAACCAGAACTACATTCCAGACCCCAAGGCTGATTCAACCAGTGTTTTGTAAACTTGCACCATGATGTCCCAATGATTATGTTCTATGCCTTGGCGTATGAAGCTAAGCATGCTGTATATCTTCTTCCCTGCTCCTTAGACCTGTGCTGTCACTGTCAGAGAACAATAGGCTTGAACATCAAGGTCACTGTGTTCCTTAATGTCCCctaatgccctaccattcactctgTATGCCCTACTCCTTTTAGATTTCCCAAAATAAGTCAATTCTTTTCAATTAATTTAATTCTGCTTGCATTATGCCCAACTTTCCAGCTGATCTACATCTTGCTACAGCTTTAGACAAACTTCCTTAGTCTCACAAGAGAACTAATTTtcatgtccataagaccataagacataggaacagcaaTTAGGCTACAAggtccatcaagtcttctctgccattccatcatggctgatttatcatcctgctcaaccccattctcctgccttctctctgtaacctttgatgctattactaaacaagaacctatcaatctcagccttaaatatatccaatgtcatctacagctgcctgtggcaatgaattctgcagatgtaCTCTGCCTAAGGAAATTCCTTTacaactctgttttaaaaggatgccTTTATGTTCTGAGGGTGTGCCTTCTGTCGtagaccctctccacatccattctatctaggctatTCAATagtagataggtttcaatgagctccctcTTCATTTTACTTTCACCAAGCATTACCCCTTTTTTTCCAAGGATATTCttttaaacctcctctggaccctttccaataccagcatatcctttcttagataaaaggcccaaaagtgctcacaatgctccacacgcagactgaccaatgccttataaagtctcattTTTTCATTTAGACACTTGCATCCAAAACTATACTGTCTTTCCATTTGATTACAGCTGATTGGTAGCAATTCCTTCTCTAAGCGATGGCATTGTGAAAATTAGTTTGCCTTATCATTCTACTTGAGTACTGGAAGGATGGAGAGTCACAAGTCAATCCTGAATCCTCTTTGCAGGCAAGATACCTTTGGTAACCTTACTAGAAGATAAAGAccacagaccataagacataggagcagaattaggccatctggtccatcgagtctgctctgccattcaataatagCTGAtcatttttttctatctcctcctcaaccccagttcctggccttctctccgtaacttttgatgccatgtccaatcaagaacctatcaatctctgccctaaattgGAAAAAATATTTGTAAGAAGGTTAAATGTTTTGTTATAAAATCATAATATACTCTGTGAACAGCAATATggtttcagaaaaaaaaacagaaccacTACAATAGCATTGATAGATTTTGTAGAAGAAATATCAAACACTATAGAAATAAATGAATACACAGTGGGAATATTCCTTGATCTAAAAAAGCATTTGACACCATTGACCATAAACTATTATTAACAAAATTAGAAAGGTATGGTATTAGAGGGGTGGCACATGACTGGTTAAATAATTATGTGGAAGAGAGTTATCAGTATGTACATATAAACGATTCGAATTCAAAACTTTTGAGGGTAACTTGTGGGGTTCCACAAGGTTCAGTGCTTGGTTCATTGCTGTTCATTTTGTATATAAGTGATATATGTATGGTCTCtcagacattaaaatgtatgTTACTTGCTGATGATATAACTATATTTTGTAGTGGGAAACATCTGAAACAACTTTTGGATACAGTGGAGAAAGAactaaaaattataaagaaattgTTTGATACTAACAAATTATCACTGAATCTAAGTAAAACTAAATTCATAATATTTGGAAACTGTGCACCAAACTCATATTTAgaataaatgatgttgaaattgataaggtatTGGAAACAAAATTTTTAGGGGTGGTAATAGATAGTAAATTAAGCGAGAAACCACAAATAAATTatgtcaaagcaaaaatgtcaaaatctattgcaatactgtacaaagcgaaagattttttaaatcaggaatctttgtatacattatactgttcacttataGTTCCATACATGAGTTACTGTGTAGAGGAAtggggaaatacatacaaaacaaatacaaattcaatttttctactccaaaagaaagtTATACCAATTGTAAATAAGTcaagttattatgagccaaccaatccactatttattcaactaaacactttaaaattcagagattttgtaaattttaaaataatacaaattatgtatgaagtaaaaaatggacagctactacaaagtatccaaaggttgtttaaaataagagaaagtcaacatgatttgagaggaacatgtatatttcaaaaacaaaggataagaacaaatgttaaaaatcattgtatttcagtcagagggatAAATCTGTGGAACAGTTGTAGTAAccattttaaaaacatgcactacacttaacaagtttaaaaaattatttaataaacaaatatagaATATATTATTTAAAATGattgggagtaatgtaaataaatgatatttggaattggattttgtgttaaaagattatgaatttttttgtttttaatgtgATGATTGACGTATATgttgttgtataagtaagaggggtaggcataataagctgtaggttcagcctacaccctttcagtctgttttaaaaaaaaatctgttttttgttgtaattttgtccaatgaaatcattgttgtaaatgatgctttttCTTATGTTTGTATTGAACAagataaattaatttcatttattcataaatatacccagtgacttggcctccatagctgcatgtggcaacaaattccacaaatttaccacccatttggctaaagaaatttcaccatatctctgttttgaaagggcactccTCTATCCTGTGcccgtgccctcttgttctagacccTCCCATCATGAGAaaaatcctttccatatctactgtctaggcctttcaacattcaaaaggtttcaatgagatctccccttatccttctaaattccagcaagtacagacccacagccatcaaacgttcctcatatgataacccttccattcctagaatcatccttgtgaaccttctctggaccctctccaatgccagcacatcttttctaaaatgcagggcccaaaactgttcaaaacTGCCCaaaaatattcaaggtgaggcctcaccagtgccttataaagcctcagcatcacatccttgctcttgtattttagacctcttgaaatgagtgctaacatggcatttgccttcctcaccaccgactcaacctgcaagttaaccttcagggtgctctgcacaaggactcccaagtagctctgcatctcagattcctggattttctccccaattagaaaatagttggctcctttatttctactactaaagttattgaccatacattttccaacattgtgttccATTTGCCACCTTTttgttcattctcctaatctaagtccatctgcatcctacctatttcctcaacactacctgaaacctccaccaatcttcgtatcatctgtaaacatggcaacaaagccatctattccatcatctatatcatttatatacagcataaaaagaagcggtcctaacactgacccctgcagaacaccactagtcactggcagccaaccataaaaagttgcttttattcccactcactgacttctaccaatcagccagtttTTCTAATCAtgttagtaattttcctgtaatatcatgggttcttaacttggcaAGCAgattcatgtgtgacaccttgtcaacggccctctgaaagtccaaatatacaacatccactactccCCTTTatatatcctacttgtaatctccttaaagaattccagaaGGTTCATCAAGCAGGATTTTCtctgaaggaaatcatgctggctttgtactatcttgtcctgtgttaccaagtactgcatcatctcatccttaacaattaactctaacatcttcccaaccactgaggtcaggctagctagtctataatttcctttcagctgcctttctcctttcttaaagaatggagtaatATTTGTAGTTTTcctgtcctctggcaccatgccagagtgcaatgatttttgaaagatcatttctaatgccaccacaatctctaacactacctctttcagaaccctagggtgcagctcCTCTGGTTCGGGTGACTTAGGTACTTATAAAGGAATAGACTGAGTATTAATCATATGTTAAAAGAATGTAACATAGGCAGACATCTGGCCTCAAATGTTAGATAGTACAAGATATCCATAAACTAAGGGAACATTTTTTTCCTCATTTATCTCACAGTTTGTGGGATTATGTGGCAGATCATTCCTCCTTTTTCCTACTTTTCTTTCTGAAATTCTCTAACAGAATCTGGGCTGCTTTAGACCACCATGAGGCAGGTTCATTTTGCTTTACTGATAATGTGCTATTGTACTGATGCAGTCCTGCTCTATATATATGAGGAACATTGATTCAGACTTTTCAGGTAAAAGTTTACCTGAAGAACCAATAGCTGAAGCTGCCATCTGTGGGATCATGATTGAACACTGCTTAGTCAAAATCCCACCTTGGATCGATGTTGTCAGTGTTCTACCTAATGTCTGACTCCTTACATCCAATCCCAACtgatccaccacttctactgggatTGTGGGATTAGCTCTAAAGACTGAAGATCAAGAACAGACTAGATTCttgggtatttcacatttaaagatgtcttgtagggcattgtgtatccccctccaatagtctttgataacagggcagtcccaaaaaatatgataatgatttacattttgatttccacaatttctccagcaaacagggaggttactatcataatgggatttctgagagggtgtaataaaataccttatcaagtttttccatccaaacaccctccatttctgtgaactggtacacttccattgatacctccatattattgtccgttcttcctcagatataattatccctccttccttctcccattttgttttaatgtatgaaggtgaatgtgttttaagatttgacaatcccttatacatgcttgaaatgattctactaccgttatctgaattatatgcttttcggaatggctctatcaagcatgtacttgccttggttacatttttaagcgtcttattaacatatcgtcacatctgtaaataccgataaaaatcttgtttttctaatgtgtttctctttcagcatttcaaaactgaggagtgttctttctttcattatattgcaaagaactgttattcctttagctgtccagtccttaaatctagcatccaatttatttggtgtaaaatccgagtcatacgcacaccatttaagaattgcaatatctccctctagattatattcttttacagCAGTTTTCCAtactttaagagtcaatttcacccatgggttatcaatagtatttatgtacctttgcaggttgttatcagccaaaatttttgtatggggatgggaagtacccgctcctcaatgtttttccattgagcgtcatatgatgggttgcaccaacatatcacagctctcaactgctgcaaaataataatctctaagaaaaGGCAaacccatccccctcttttcctttgctaattgcaaagttttgagacgaactctaggccttttaccctgccaaatataccttgataacatcttgttccattcattgaattgcttttgattaatctctattggtagggtctgaaagagatataacagtctagGCTAATAGAGGGGGAtatttaatagactcaatccttgaactgagactgaaaaatggAATCacgttccatcttgccatatcttaatttttttatataaaagctgataattacattctgttaattttgccaaatcttttggcataatgatgcccaaatatttgaaatacTCTgcttgccatgcccagggatatctactttcaatttctcttggtgagctatagtaatatgaaagtaattgggttttatctatgttgatcttgtatcctgataattgaccatattgttcaaaggattgcatcaatttaggtaaagagtatgttggttgccctagatagatcaaaatgtcatccgcatcacaagccaatttatgctctgtccctttaatagtaattcccctgatatcttcattttgtctgatgtattgagctaatggttccagatataatgcgaggAGAAGTAGTGACCATGCACCACCCTGtttcatgcccctttctagggtaagactatttgataaatatccattgattttaatcctagcagtagggttgtcatttAGTGTCTGTACAGTTTTAATAAttttgtcttggaaaccaaatctatgtaaaactctatgtaaaaattccaattaactaaaTCGattgccttttcagcatccacgcttatcactattgctttgattttatttttttgtatatgatccataatgtgaagtgtccttggtatattgtcttgtgttttgtgttgtcttataaaatctgtctgatcgttacgtatcagtatgggtagaaactcctctaatcgtttggccataatggaggtaaataatctataatctacattaagaacggatattggtcaaaatgacccgcattccattttatccttgccttctttcggtatagctgagattatcacttccttccaactgggtggcatttgtgcctttttttgagcccagttcagtgtggggagtaaaacaggaattaactcacttttaaattctttgtaccactctgccgtatacccatctgatacTGGTgatttgcttaatttaagcctactaattgcagcttttaattcaacttcagttatgtcagcagtcatcgttctattttgttcttcgctcaaagagggtaactctagagaattcaagaaggtgtcaatttggattatgcttccccctggaacatTAGAATATAgaattttgtaaaacacttcaaaagcttcttgaatttcacttagcttattttatatcatttttgttcttaggtccctaattctatgaattgtattttctgctatctttttttttcagtttccacaccactattttcatagactttgatccgctttcataatgtctctgtttcagaaacattgaaTTTTTCTTGAATTCTTGCGTAGctgaactattaatttcattccaattttttttttatttcccctaatgtaccttgtgccaaattcaatttgtgttttttctctagttccttcagcctattttgtaatctcttaagttttattccttatttttttttcttatatgaagatatcgctataattttcccacttaagacagccttcagagtatcccataaaatgggaggtgaaacctctccattatcattaaattctgagtagagaccaatttcttttttaatttgttccttaaagtacggatcattgagtagacttaaatttagtttccaaatagtattctttggttgtaggtcaaaatcaacagataaatatataggtgcatggtcacttacatctattgtcctaATTCCACAGGtgcttattttgtctttgtcttttccaaatgttatgaaatagtctattcttgtatatacagaatggggagcagaataatgagtgtaatcccttctgtcggggaaaaggtccctccatatatcaattaaaccaacatcctcaaaacgtgtattaactttcttatgtaaggattttgtttcattggTTTAAATGCTATACTGTTAAATATGAAAAAGAAACTGAAGAGGTTTAGGATGTAAATTCCATAAAGGGCTTAGTGGAAGCTGAAGATAAGACTCCAACAgtatttacatctgtatttacctgTGCCCTAACTGGTTACACTTACTCTTACAGCTGTGAGAGCAGATCGTATGAGAGGTGGCCGCAACAAATTTGGACCTTTGTACAAGCAAGACAGGGCGTTAAAGCAACAGAAGAAGGCTCTTGTCTATGGAAACAGAGTTAAATTGGACCCCACAACGTACGTGATGCAAAGTGTTCCAACAGATCTGAGTGGACCAGTCAGCAGTGAAAGTCTGCACTCAGTATCCAGGTGCTTATCGTTAAGCTACAACGGCCTACCATCTTCAATGGGAGACCAGGATGGGAGCCCCATTGGCTCTTTGCCGGTCAGTATGTCAGTTGCACCTCATGGCACCATTTCAGGGTATCAGCTCTGCAGCCCCTTCCCGGGCTGTCATGTCAAGTCAGAGCACATGGACCCCAGTTACTCAGGCTCCCAGGAGTCATTGCTTGGCAACCCATACATTATGGCCTACAGGCCCAACTCAAGTACAACAGTGCCCCAGTTGATGCAAGAGCTAGTGAAATGTGAGCCAGATGAGGCGCTGATCCGGGCGAAGATCTTAAACTATCTGCAGCAAGAGCAGACCTCCAGAGGAAAGCACGAGAGGCTCAACACCTTTGGAATTATGTGCAAGATGGCTGACCAGACCTTGTTCTCCTTGGTGGAGTGGGCCAGAAGTAGCATCTACTTCAAGGAACTGAAGGTAATGCACAATCCCAAAGAATTTTCATGAAATTAACCTCATATTGTTCTTCAAATGCAAAGACTACTGACAAGGAGAAGTTTACCCCTAACTGTCCTGGAAATGATTGGCTGGGTAACACCTTTCTGGAGTAACATATAGCAGACTATGTAAGGACAGacatttaagagaactttggTTTGATACTATATATGGATAATAGCAGTATAGCGGGCTATGGtttaggtacaggggagatggaACAACAGAAATAGAAGGTCAGCACAGTCCAaaaaacctgtttctgtgctgtagtactcaatGACTGTATACTTCACTCGAGTCCAAGGGCTCTATTTTTAAAATTAGAGCTGGGCCTCCAAAGCAGCATAGAGATGTAGCTAGCAAGACTACTAACAGCTCCAGAGACCCAGATTCAATCTTAACCTCCAGCT
Protein-coding regions in this window:
- the LOC132406558 gene encoding nuclear receptor subfamily 5 group A member 2-like, which translates into the protein MLPNIDTENNFLYIQDSGSDQMLIQNSQVKMEYPFVPMCEELCPICGDKVSGYHYGLLTCESCKGFFKRTVQNNKHYTCVENQNCQIDKAQRKRCPYCRFQKCLTVGMKLEAVRADRMRGGRNKFGPLYKQDRALKQQKKALVYGNRVKLDPTTYVMQSVPTDLSGPVSSESLHSVSRCLSLSYNGLPSSMGDQDGSPIGSLPVSMSVAPHGTISGYQLCSPFPGCHVKSEHMDPSYSGSQESLLGNPYIMAYRPNSSTTVPQLMQELVKCEPDEALIRAKILNYLQQEQTSRGKHERLNTFGIMCKMADQTLFSLVEWARSSIYFKELKVDDQMKLLQNCWSELLIMDHICRQLAHGKESSILLITGQQIDLSTIASQSGATLNNLVNRTQELVAKLQSLQIDRHEFVCLKFLVLFSPDVKNLENQPFVESIQEKVNRALMDYTMRFPQQVDQFGQLLLRLPEIRAISMQAEEYLYLKHLNGDVPCNNLLIEMLHAKHF